The proteins below come from a single Deferribacterota bacterium genomic window:
- the amrB gene encoding AmmeMemoRadiSam system protein B, with product MYRELVVAGYFYPANKRELINFFENNRGDATHKDVKSAIVPHAGYVYSGKTAFKTLSSIDIPSTVILIGPNHTGLGERVSVYPEGSWASPFGDVVVNKGITEKLIDKELVFDDYYAHLREHSLEVVVPMLKYLRKDVEIVPITIKGLSLNECLVLAKKISTICMEYKGEILIVVSSDFNHYEDAEITDKKDMIAIECILNMDPVALYEKVNLNNITMCGYIPAVIALQGSKELGAKKAILIEHTHSGYVSGDYNQVVGYAGIVII from the coding sequence GCTAATTAATTTTTTTGAGAATAATAGGGGTGATGCAACCCATAAGGATGTAAAATCAGCAATTGTTCCACACGCTGGTTATGTATATTCTGGTAAAACAGCCTTTAAGACCCTATCATCTATAGATATCCCAAGTACAGTTATACTAATTGGGCCAAATCACACAGGTTTAGGTGAGAGGGTATCAGTATATCCGGAAGGCTCGTGGGCATCACCTTTTGGCGATGTTGTTGTAAATAAAGGCATAACAGAAAAATTAATTGACAAAGAATTAGTTTTTGATGATTATTATGCTCATTTGAGGGAGCACTCTCTAGAAGTAGTTGTGCCAATGCTTAAGTATTTACGTAAAGATGTAGAGATAGTTCCAATTACAATTAAGGGTCTGTCTTTGAATGAATGTTTAGTGCTTGCAAAAAAGATTTCTACGATTTGCATGGAGTATAAAGGAGAGATATTAATAGTTGTTAGCTCTGATTTTAATCACTATGAAGATGCTGAAATTACTGATAAAAAAGATATGATTGCAATTGAGTGTATATTGAATATGGATCCAGTAGCTCTCTATGAAAAGGTAAACTTAAACAATATTACTATGTGTGGCTATATACCAGCAGTAATTGCTTTGCAAGGGAGTAAAGAGTTGGGGGCTAAAAAAGCTATATTAATTGAGCATACTCACAGCGGTTATGTATCAGGGGATTATAACCAAGTTGTTGGATATGCCGGCATAGTTATAATATAA
- the galU gene encoding UTP--glucose-1-phosphate uridylyltransferase GalU yields MSVEKAVFPVAGFGTRMLPATKTIPKEMLPLIDRPIIDYSVREVVDSGINNLIFVTSSNKKALEDYFDRNMELERSLEAGKKYDLLKEIRSFSELANITYVRQPIQKGLGHAISMPKHLIGNDPFAVILPDDVIISDKPVIKQMIECYKEIKAPVIGLMEVDKKDASKYGIVSIEKKINNRLFKLSDMVEKPETDPPSNYAIIGRYILTSNILHNIEEIEEGALGEVQLTDALKKEAEKGEIYGYVFEGNRYDCGNKIDYLRAIIELAYNKHELKEELYNIINMLGFKNGK; encoded by the coding sequence ATGAGTGTTGAAAAAGCAGTATTTCCCGTTGCAGGGTTTGGAACAAGGATGCTTCCAGCTACTAAAACTATCCCAAAAGAAATGCTTCCATTGATCGATAGGCCAATTATAGACTATTCTGTAAGAGAGGTTGTTGATTCTGGTATTAATAATCTTATATTTGTGACAAGTTCTAATAAAAAAGCGTTAGAAGACTATTTTGATAGAAACATGGAATTGGAAAGGTCACTTGAGGCTGGCAAAAAATATGACCTACTCAAAGAGATAAGAAGTTTTTCAGAGTTAGCTAATATTACCTATGTTAGACAACCCATTCAAAAGGGGTTAGGACACGCTATATCAATGCCGAAACATTTAATAGGAAATGATCCTTTTGCTGTTATTTTACCAGATGACGTTATAATCTCTGATAAGCCAGTTATAAAACAGATGATAGAATGTTATAAAGAGATTAAAGCTCCTGTAATTGGTTTAATGGAAGTAGATAAAAAGGATGCTAGTAAATATGGCATTGTTAGTATAGAAAAGAAGATTAATAATAGATTGTTTAAATTATCTGATATGGTTGAAAAGCCAGAGACTGACCCGCCTTCAAATTATGCAATTATTGGTAGATATATTTTGACAAGCAATATATTGCATAATATAGAAGAGATTGAAGAGGGAGCCCTTGGAGAGGTCCAGCTTACAGATGCACTAAAAAAAGAGGCAGAAAAGGGCGAGATATATGGATATGTGTTTGAAGGCAATCGCTATGATTGTGGTAATAAAATAGATTATTTGCGCGCTATAATTGAGTTGGCATATAATAAGCATGAACTAAAAGAAGAATTATACAATATAATAAATATGTTAGGTTTTAAAAATGGAAAATGA
- a CDS encoding Hsp20/alpha crystallin family protein: protein MENEFDEIVVIRGVLRKETHNIIKNLKNSRREITETPFPPVDIVVSDDKVKIYFELPGVNIDDINLFLCGDLLIIEGVKKLEKIPYKVNFLRMERITTSFRRIIHLPIKIREDNIEAVLKNGVLSVVFIKNEGG, encoded by the coding sequence ATGGAAAATGAATTTGATGAAATTGTTGTAATTAGAGGGGTTTTAAGGAAAGAGACACATAATATAATAAAAAACTTGAAGAATTCTAGAAGGGAGATTACTGAAACACCTTTTCCACCTGTAGATATAGTAGTTTCAGATGATAAGGTTAAGATTTATTTTGAGTTGCCAGGTGTAAATATAGATGATATAAATCTTTTTCTCTGTGGCGATCTTTTGATTATTGAGGGAGTTAAAAAGTTGGAAAAAATACCATATAAGGTAAACTTTTTAAGAATGGAAAGAATAACAACTTCTTTTAGAAGGATTATTCATTTGCCTATAAAGATACGAGAAGATAACATAGAAGCTGTTTTGAAAAATGGTGTTTTATCAGTTGTTTTTATTAAAAATGAAGGAGGTTAA
- the lon gene encoding endopeptidase La, which translates to MENILENINIPETLPLLPIRDIVVFPYMIIPLYVGRENSIAAVDESLKRDRLIFLTAQKEVSIEEPKLDDLYSIGVVASVLRMLKMPDGRVKILVQGLKRCKILDVVKEKPFLEVKILVLEDAQVEITLEVEALIKNTKELLSKAVNLGKQMLPDLLAVIESIEDPGKLADIVVANLGLKVKEHQEILEITNPVDRLQKVNEYLNKEIALLEVQQRIFNRAKGEIDKSQREYFLREQLKAIKKELGEDEEGAEIKEFTDKINKTNMPKEVKEEALKQVNRLSRMHPDSAEATVVRTYIEWLVELPWDNETEDNLDLEHAKKILDEDHYGLKDVKERILDFLAVRKLNKKMKSPILCFIGPPGVGKTSLGKSIARAMGRKFVRMSLGGVRDEAEIRGHRRTYIGALPGKIIQGIRNAGSKNPVFVLDEIDKIGMDFRGDPSSALLEVLDPEQNNSFVDHYLGVPFDLSNVFFITTANYQDPIPPALLDRMEVIRIPGYSEEEKIQIAKRFLLQRQIKENGLDKTNVKFSDNAIKLIIEGYTRESGLRNLERHIATLCRKIARKVAEGNNKKFIIGEKTVEKYLGPRIFFSEEELKANEIGVATGLAWTPSGGEVLYVECTRYPGKGELILTGQLGDVMKESARAALTYVRSIANKFDVKANEFSKYDIHLHVPAGAIPKDGPSAGVTMAVAILSAFARIKIRRDVAMTGEITITGKVLPVGGIKEKVLAARRIGMKKIVLPKKNEKDIVNLPNNIARSIQFVFVESFDEIPEIAFEKNKTKTTVS; encoded by the coding sequence TTGGAAAATATATTAGAGAATATTAATATACCAGAAACACTGCCGCTTTTACCTATTAGAGATATAGTAGTTTTCCCCTACATGATAATACCTCTTTATGTGGGTAGAGAAAATAGTATTGCTGCAGTTGATGAGTCACTTAAAAGGGATAGATTGATATTTTTAACTGCTCAGAAAGAGGTTTCTATAGAAGAGCCTAAATTAGATGATCTATATTCTATTGGTGTTGTTGCATCGGTGTTGAGAATGCTTAAAATGCCCGATGGCCGTGTAAAAATACTCGTACAAGGTTTAAAAAGGTGTAAGATATTGGATGTTGTAAAAGAAAAACCCTTCTTAGAGGTTAAAATACTTGTATTAGAGGATGCTCAAGTTGAAATAACACTTGAAGTTGAGGCGCTTATTAAAAATACAAAAGAATTGTTGTCAAAGGCTGTAAATTTAGGCAAACAGATGCTTCCCGATTTATTGGCTGTTATAGAATCAATCGAGGACCCTGGTAAGCTAGCTGATATTGTAGTTGCTAATTTAGGATTAAAGGTAAAAGAACATCAAGAGATATTGGAGATTACAAATCCTGTAGATAGGCTTCAAAAGGTTAATGAGTATCTTAACAAGGAGATTGCTCTACTAGAAGTACAGCAGCGTATATTTAATAGAGCAAAGGGTGAGATAGATAAGAGCCAGAGGGAGTATTTTTTAAGAGAACAGCTAAAAGCAATAAAAAAAGAGCTTGGCGAAGATGAGGAAGGAGCTGAAATAAAGGAATTTACTGATAAAATAAATAAAACGAATATGCCCAAAGAAGTAAAAGAAGAGGCTCTTAAACAGGTCAATAGACTATCTAGAATGCATCCAGATTCTGCAGAGGCCACAGTTGTTAGAACATACATTGAATGGTTAGTTGAGTTGCCTTGGGATAATGAAACAGAAGACAATTTAGATTTAGAGCATGCAAAAAAAATATTAGATGAAGATCATTATGGTTTGAAAGATGTTAAGGAGAGAATATTAGATTTTTTAGCTGTTAGAAAACTAAATAAAAAAATGAAAAGTCCAATACTCTGTTTTATAGGGCCTCCAGGCGTTGGTAAAACATCTCTAGGTAAATCAATAGCACGTGCAATGGGCAGAAAATTTGTAAGGATGTCCTTAGGTGGTGTTAGAGATGAAGCTGAGATCAGAGGGCACAGAAGGACATATATTGGAGCTTTGCCTGGTAAGATCATACAAGGGATAAGGAATGCTGGCAGCAAGAATCCTGTTTTTGTTTTAGATGAAATTGATAAAATAGGTATGGATTTTAGAGGGGATCCATCTTCAGCACTTTTGGAGGTGTTAGATCCTGAACAAAATAACAGTTTTGTAGACCATTATTTAGGTGTTCCCTTTGATTTATCAAATGTATTTTTTATAACAACTGCTAACTATCAAGATCCTATACCGCCAGCACTTTTAGATAGAATGGAGGTTATAAGGATACCTGGTTATAGTGAAGAAGAAAAAATACAGATAGCAAAAAGGTTTTTACTGCAACGCCAGATTAAAGAGAATGGGCTTGATAAGACAAATGTGAAATTTAGTGATAATGCTATTAAATTGATTATTGAAGGGTATACTCGTGAGTCAGGATTAAGAAATTTGGAAAGACATATAGCTACACTATGTAGAAAGATTGCTAGAAAAGTAGCAGAAGGGAACAATAAAAAATTTATAATAGGCGAAAAGACTGTTGAGAAATATTTAGGTCCAAGAATATTTTTCAGTGAAGAAGAATTGAAGGCAAATGAGATAGGAGTGGCTACAGGCTTAGCATGGACACCATCAGGTGGTGAGGTATTATATGTTGAATGTACTAGATATCCTGGGAAAGGGGAATTGATTTTAACAGGACAGTTAGGTGATGTTATGAAAGAATCTGCGAGGGCTGCATTAACCTACGTGAGATCAATTGCTAATAAGTTTGATGTTAAGGCAAATGAGTTTAGTAAATATGATATACATTTGCATGTCCCAGCAGGTGCTATACCAAAAGATGGGCCTTCAGCCGGGGTAACTATGGCAGTTGCAATTTTGTCTGCCTTTGCACGCATTAAGATAAGGAGAGATGTTGCAATGACAGGTGAGATTACAATAACTGGTAAGGTTTTACCTGTTGGGGGCATAAAAGAGAAAGTACTTGCCGCTAGAAGAATTGGAATGAAAAAGATAGTTTTACCTAAAAAGAATGAGAAGGATATAGTGAATTTGCCTAATAACATAGCTAGGTCAATTCAATTTGTATTTGTTGAATCCTTTGATGAAATACCTGAAATAGCTTTTGAAAAAAATAAAAC